From Mytilus edulis chromosome 8, xbMytEdul2.2, whole genome shotgun sequence, one genomic window encodes:
- the LOC139486712 gene encoding hydroperoxide isomerase ALOXE3-like yields the protein MKESRRLEMQVLQKEYQLDVKISGLPAQVKVLPEDETFSWHYFCDVLLSKLAEFEIESLKLPKLGKGKEWKKVDDVKTMYTKAFGVPQGSKYFNDDKKFGRQRISCLNSLIIEMCNAIPENFAVTEDMIKPFLEGKTLKQAIEGKRLFMTNLAILEDCPTRTDNLLMTCPLALFYFNDANCLLPIAIQLFQKKGPSNPVFLRSDPEYTWMLAKMWYNLADSTYHQSLTHLNFTHLMMEGISVATKRNLALQHPIMKLLQPHFLYLMAINSLALVSLIKPGGIIDKISNAGINGTFHIMRKSMEWWRLDLHGTLPENLKNRGVFDQSVLTGAYHVRDDGLLLYGAIKSYVEKYVGLYYSKLSNEKV from the exons ATGAAAGAATCACGAAGGCTTGAAATGCAAGTCTTACAAAAGGAATATCAGCTAGATGTTAAGATATCCGGACTACCTGCTCAG GTTAAAGTATTACCAGAGGATGAGACATTTTCATGGCATTATTTT TGTGACGTGTTGCTTTCGAAACTCGCTGAGTTTGAAATAGAAAGCCTTAAACTGCCGAAACTgggaaaaggaaaagaatggaAGAAAGTTGACGACGTCAAAACCATGTATACTAAAGCTTTCGGAGTTCCACAG GGTTCAAAGTATTTCAACGATGACAAGAAGTTCGGACGACAGAGAATTAGCTGCCTGAATTCATTAATAATTGAAATGTGTAATGCAATACCCGAAAA TTTTGCAGTCACAGAAGACATGATCAAACCGTTTCTAGAAGGCAAGACATTAAAACAAGCCATTGAAGGTAAAAGGCTGTTCATGACAAACCTGGCAATATTGGAAGATTGTCCAACCAGGACCGACAATCTTTTA ATGACTTGTCCCTTGGCTCTGTTTTATTTTAACGATGCCAATTGTCTTCTGCCAATAGCCATACAGCTGTTCCAAAAGAAAGGACCAAGTAACCCT GTGTTTTTACGATCAGATCCTGAGTACACCTGGATGTTGGCAAAGATGTGGTACAATCTGGCTGATTCTACATATCACCAATCTCTTACTCATCTAA ATTTTACTCATTTGATGATGGAAGGAATAAGTGTCGCGACTAAAAGAAACCTTGCGCTGCAACATCCAATTATGAAATTACTGCAACCACACTTTTTGTATCTCATGGCTATTAACAG tCTTGCACTTGTATCGTTGATTAAACCAGGTGGTATCATAGATAAAATTTCCAATGCTGGAATAAATGGCACCTTTCATATCATGAGAAAGAG taTGGAATGGTGGAGACTGGATTTACATGGAACTCTTCCGGAAAATTTGAAAAACCGAGGG GTATTTGATCAGTCTGTATTGACCGGAGCCTATCATGTAAGAGATGATGGCCTTTTGTTATATGGTGCCATTAAGTCATATGTTGAGAAATATGTTGGACTCTACTATAGTAAGTTATCTAATGAGAAAGtataa